The Vicia villosa cultivar HV-30 ecotype Madison, WI linkage group LG1, Vvil1.0, whole genome shotgun sequence genome includes a region encoding these proteins:
- the LOC131626012 gene encoding cullin-associated NEDD8-dissociated protein 1: MTNIALPGILEKMTGKDKDYRYMATSDLLNELSKPTFRADADLEVKLKNIIIQQLDDAAGDVSGLAVKCLAPLVRKMNEARVVEMSSQLCEKILNGKDQHRDTASIALKTVVAEVSTQPLAQSILCLLSPQLIKGITGKDMSTEIKCECLDILCDVLHKFGNLMAADHELLLSSLLSQLNSNQATVRKKTVACLASLSSSLSDDLLARATVEVVTKLKYKAVKSDMTRTNIQMIGAISRAVGYRFGPHLGDTVPVLINYCTTASENDEELREYSLQALESFLLRCPRDISVYCDEILHLALAYLSYDPNFTDNMEEDTDDEGHEEEEDDESANEYTDDEDASWKVRRAAAKCLAALIVSRPEMLSKLYDEACPKLIDRFKEREENVKMDVFNTFIELLRQTGNVTKGQTDANETSPKWLLKQELSKIVKSINRQLREKSIKTKVGAFSVLKELVVVLPNCLADHIGSLIPGIEKALNDKSSTSNLKIEALIFTRLVLSSHSPDVFHPYIKALSAPVLSAVGDRYYKVTAEALRVCGELVSVVRPNIEGSGFDFRPYVHPIYNGIMSRLINQDQDQEVKECAISCMGLIVSTFGDHLNAELPACLPVLVDRMGNEITRLTAVKALAVIATSPLRVDLSCVLEQVVAELTAFLRKANRALRQATLGTLNSLIVAYGDKIGLSAYEVIIVELSGLISDSDLHMTALALELCCTLMGDERSSQSVALAVRNKVLPQALTLIRSSLLQGQALLALQNFFAALVYSANTSFDSLLESLLACAKPSPQSGGIAKQALHSIAQCVAVLCLAAGDQKCTSTVKMLTDILKDDSSPNSAKQHLGLLCLGEIGRRKDLSVHAHIENVVIESFQSPFEEIKSAASYALGNIAVGNLPKYLPFILNQIDNQQKKQYLLLHSLKEVIVRQSVDKAEFQESSVEKILNLLFNHCESEEEGVRNVVAECLGKIALIEPLKLVPALKVRTSSPAAFTRATVVIAVKYSIVERPEKIDAIIYPEISSFLMLIRDNDRHVRRAAVLALSTFAHNKPNLIKGLLPDLLPLLYDQTIVKQELIRTVDLGPFKHTVDDGLELRKAAFECVDTLLDGCLDQLNPSSFIVPYLKSGLDDHYDVKMPCHLILSKLADKCPSAVLAVLDSLVDPLQKTINFRPKQDAVKQEVDRNEDMIRSALRAIASLNRISGGDCSAKFKNLMNEISKNQALWDKYYSIRNE, encoded by the exons ATGACGAACATTGCTTTACCTGGTATACTTGAAAAG ATGACTGGGAAGGATAAAGATTACAGATATATGGCTACATCTGATTTGCTTAATGAGTTGAGCAAACCTACATTTAGGGCTGATGCTGATCttgaagttaaattgaaaaatatcATCATACAACAGCTTGATGATGCTGCTGGTGATGTTTCTGGACTTGCTGTTAAATG CCTTGCTCCATTAGTGAGGAAGATGAATGAGGCAAGGGTTGTGGAAATGAGCAGTCAGTTGTGTGAAAAAATACTAAATGGGAAGGATCAACATCGGGACACTGCTAGCATAGCTTTGAAGACGGTTGTGGCTGAAGTTTCTACCCAACCCCTTGCACAATCTATTCTCTGTCTTCTCTCTCCACAATTGATTAAAGGAATTACTGGCAAA GATATGAGCACAGAGATTAAATGTGAATGCCTGGATATTTTATGTGACGTCCTTCATAAATTTGGGAATCTAATGGCAGCTGACCATGAACTATTGTTAAGTTCCCTGCTTTCGCAGTTGAACTCTAACCAAGCTACTGTGCGTAAGAAGACTGTTGCATGCCTTG CATCTCTTTCTTCAAGTTTGTCAGATGATTTATTGGCAAGGGCAACAGTTGAAGTTGTTACCAAATTGAAATATAAAGCTGTCAAGTCTGATATGACCCGTACAAATATACAAATGATTGGTGCTATAAG TCGAGCAGTTGGCTACCGATTTGGGCCCCATCTTGGAGATACAGTTCCAGTCCTAATTAACTATTGTACTACTGCCTCAGAAAATGATGAAGAGCTTCGTGAGTACAGTTTGCAG GCTCTAGAAAGCTTTCTCCTAAGGTGTCCAAGGGACATTTCTGTTTATTGTGATGAAATTCTTCATCTGGCACTAGCATATCTTAGTTATGACCCAAACTTTACTGACAACATGGAGGAGGATACCGATGATGAAGGTCAtgaagaggaggaggatga TGAGAGTGCAAATGAATATACTGATGATGAAGATGCCAGCTGGAAAGTTCGCAGAGCAGCAGCTAAATGCTTAGCCGCATTGATTGTTTCTCGTCCTGAGATGCTTTCAAAGCTGTATGACGAG GCTTGTCCAAAACTGATTGACAGATttaaagagagagaagagaatgtCAAG ATGGATGTATTTAATACTTTCATCGAGCTCTTGCGTCAAACTGGGAATGTCACAAAAGGGCAGACTGATGCAAATGAAACGAG TCCTAAATGGTTGTTGAAGCAAGAACTGTCAAAGATTGTCAAATCTATCAATAGGCAGTTGCGGGAAAAATCTATCAAAACAAAG GTTGGTGCCTTTTCTGTTTTGAAAGAACTCGTGGTTGTGTTGCCCAACTGTCTTGCAGACCATATTGGGTCACTCATTCCTGGAATTGAAAAAGCATTAAAT GACAAATCTTCTACCTCAAATTTAAAGATTGAAGCCCTGATATTTACAAGATTGGTATTATCTTCACATTCTCCTGATGTTTTCCACCCTTACATCAAG GCTCTTTCTGCTCCTGTGTTATCAGCTGTTGGTGACCGATATTACAAGGTCACAGCAGAGGCCTTGAGGGTGTGTGGAGAACTTGTTAGTGTTGTGCGACCTAACATTGAG GGCTCTGGTTTTGATTTCAGACCATATGTCCATCCCATATATAATGGCATTATGTCGCGCTTAATAAACCAAGATCAGGATCAG GAGGTTAAAGAATGTGCTATCTCCTGCATGGGCCTAATTGTGTCAACATTTGGTGACCATCTAAATGCAGAACTACCTGCATGCCTTCCTGTGCTTGTTGATAGGATGGGGAATGAGATAACCCGACTTACAGCTGTCAAG GCATTAGCCGTTATTGCCACTTCTCCACTTCGGGTAGATCTGTCATGTGTCCTGGAGCAGGTAGTAGCAGAGTTGACTGCTTTCCTACGAAAA GCCAATCGTGCGCTAAGGCAGGCAACCTTGGGAACCTTAAATTCACTCATAGTTGCTTATGGTGATAAGATTGGTTTATCTGCCTATGAAGTTATTATTGTAGAACTGTCCGGACTAATTAG TGATTCTGACTTGCATATGACTGCTCTTGCCTTGGAGCTATGCTGCACACTGATGGGTGATGAGAGATCAAGTCAAAGCGTTGCATTGGCTGTTAGAAATAAAGTTCTTCCCCAAGCTCTAACATTAATAAGAAGCTCATTACTGCAGGGGCAAGCACTTTTG GCCTTACAAAACTTTTTTGCTGCTTTAGTCTATTCTGCAAACACAAGTTTTGATTCTCTGCTGGAGTCGCTGCTTGCATGTGCCAAGCCTTCTCCACAATCTGGTGGCATTGCTAAACAAGCATTGCATTCAATTGCTCAATGTGTGGCTGTTCTGTGCCTTGCCGCCGGTGATCAGAAGTGCACATCTACTGTGAAAATGCTCACTGACATTCTCAAGGATGACAGCAGCCCCAACTCA GCTAAGCAGCACCTTGGGCTTCTATGTTTGGGAGAAATTGGCAGAAGGAAGGATCTAAGCGTACATGCACATATAGAAAATGTTGTAATCGAGTCTTTCCAATCACCCTTTGAAGAGATAAAGTCCGCAGCCTCTTATGCCCTTGGTAACATTGCTGTTGGTAATCTTCCCAAGTACTTGCCATTTATCTTGAATCAGATTGATAATCAGCAGAAGAAACAATATCTCCTGCTTCATTCTTTGAAAGAG GTAATTGTGAGACAGTCTGTAGATAAAGCAGAGTTCCAAGAGTCTAGTGTGGAGAAAATACTCAATTTACTCTTTAACCACTGTGAAAGTGAGGAAGAGGGGGTGCGCAATGTCGTGGCCGAGTGTCTAGGAAAAATTGCGCTTATTGAACCTTTAAAACTTGTTCCTGCCCTCAAG GTACGAACAAGCAGTCCAGCTGCATTTACTCGGGCTACCGTTGTTATAGCTGTGAAGTACTCTATAGTTGAACGTCCAGAGAAGATAGATGCAATCATATACCCTGAAATATCATCATTTCTGATGCTTATCAGGGATAATGACAGG CATGTTAGGCGAGCTGCTGTCTTGGCTCTGAGCACATTTGCACACAATAAACCAAACCTTATCAAGGGGCTTCTTCCTGATCTGTTGCCTCTTCTTTATGATCAAACAATTGTAAAG CAAGAACTGATAAGGACAGTTGATCTTGGTCCTTTCAAGCATACTGTGGATGATGGGCTTGAATTGAGGAAGGCGGCTTTTGAATGTGTAGACACATTGCTGGATGGTTGTCTTGATCAGCTGAACCCCTCATCATTCATTGTTCCTTATCTTAAATCTGGTTTGGATG atcaTTATGATGTTAAAATGCCTTGTCACCTGATTCTTTCAAAACTAGCTGACAAGTGTCCTTCTGCAGTCTTGGCAG TGTTGGATTCACTGGTTGATCCTCTCCAGAAGACTATCAACTTTAGGCCAAAGCAAGATGCAGTCAAGCAAGAAGTAGATCGCAATGAAGACATGATCCGAAGTGCACTCCGAGCTATTGCTTCCTTGAACCGCATAAG TGGTGGAGATTGCAGTGCCAAGTTCAAGAACCTTATGAATGAAATATCAAAAAACCAAGCTCTCTGGGATAAATATTATTCAATCCGCAATGAATGA